The proteins below are encoded in one region of Rahnella sikkimica:
- a CDS encoding IS110 family transposase translates to MFLSVQTIVWLSIDNTPSGFQALISLLTYYDIELISMGATGKYHGPLCYELTLAKLPVAVVNPRQVKNFARTLEKLAKTDAIDAAVICRFAQATEPTVRK, encoded by the coding sequence ATATTTTTATCAGTACAGACAATTGTCTGGCTCAGTATTGACAATACACCCTCAGGATTTCAGGCCTTAATCAGCCTGCTCACATACTACGATATTGAACTCATTTCTATGGGAGCGACGGGCAAATATCACGGCCCACTTTGCTATGAGCTCACGCTGGCAAAACTTCCCGTCGCAGTGGTTAACCCACGACAGGTTAAAAACTTTGCCCGGACGCTGGAGAAGCTCGCCAAAACTGATGCGATTGATGCAGCAGTGATATGTCGCTTCGCTCAGGCGACAGAGCCGACTGTTAGAAAATAG
- a CDS encoding tyrosine-type recombinase/integrase codes for MLMVSPEDHRRALALRQMAMAYADLPRYLLLPEVSALLHYLPDWSQHALVSTLWNNGGRINEVLALKRRDFRLNGDYPHAVIRNAKQRRAAPRR; via the coding sequence ATGTTAATGGTGAGTCCGGAAGATCACCGGCGCGCGCTGGCTCTTCGCCAGATGGCGATGGCCTATGCCGACCTGCCAAGATACCTTTTATTGCCGGAGGTCAGCGCCCTGCTCCACTACTTACCCGACTGGTCACAGCACGCTCTGGTCTCCACGTTGTGGAATAACGGCGGGCGGATCAATGAAGTGCTGGCGTTGAAAAGGCGCGACTTCAGGCTTAACGGCGATTACCCGCACGCGGTGATCCGCAACGCCAAGCAGCGCCGCGCCGCGCCGCGCCGGTAA